The Gammaproteobacteria bacterium genome has a segment encoding these proteins:
- a CDS encoding flagellar protein FlaG produces MTAPARQGPEPSRGPEPAGKTLPAGGSTRPPERNSTPPVDIERALEQIKAFLSESKRQLNFERDESTGRTVIKVIDPASGEVIRQFPPEEILKIAAIIDAQGFHTVDEQA; encoded by the coding sequence ATGACGGCACCCGCCCGCCAGGGCCCGGAGCCGTCGCGTGGACCGGAGCCCGCCGGCAAGACTTTGCCGGCCGGCGGCAGCACCAGGCCGCCCGAACGCAACAGCACGCCGCCGGTCGACATCGAGCGCGCGCTGGAACAGATCAAGGCCTTTCTCAGCGAGTCGAAGCGGCAGCTCAATTTCGAGCGCGACGAGAGCACCGGACGCACGGTCATCAAGGTGATCGACCCGGCCTCCGGCGAAGTGATTCGCCAGTTTCCCCCGGAGGAAATCCTGAAGATCGCCGCGATCATCGACGCACAGGGTTTCCACACCGTCGACGAGCAGGCCTGA
- a CDS encoding flagellin, which produces MPVVINTNVLSLNAQRNLSRSDSTLATALQRLSSGLRINSAKDDAAGLAIANRFTTQIRGLNQAVRNANDGISLAQTAESALDELTNNLQRIRELAVQAANSTNSASDRAALDQEVQQRLAEVNRIASQTSFNGQKVLDGSFGAAQFQVGANVGETIGVNLTTGVRADQLGQIATQTGTAVSANALTDGSVTIAVGSGNAVAIRASAAGTQAGQTSDSAYAKINAINAAGVSGLTATATNVSSGTFSTVSSAGGTSTYNLTVNGVAVYSGTGNIASGASLTAADVAAQVNLFSSQTGVSASVSGTTFTLTAADGRNVVVTESIANGSGTASGTGIAGTQEGTLRGTIALSAAENITLGGTPADIGFSGVTSIAKDNVTLSSVSVTSVANSNTAIQRSDAALTAVSSLRSQFGAIQNRFESTIANLTAVAENLTASRSRIQDADFAAETAALTKAQILQQAGVAVLAQANAAPQVVLGLLR; this is translated from the coding sequence ATGCCAGTAGTCATCAACACGAACGTCCTGTCGCTGAACGCGCAGCGCAATCTGTCGCGCTCCGACAGCACCCTCGCGACCGCGTTGCAGCGTCTGTCGTCCGGCCTGCGCATCAACAGCGCCAAGGACGATGCGGCGGGGCTCGCGATCGCCAACCGCTTCACGACGCAGATCCGCGGCCTGAACCAGGCAGTGCGCAATGCCAACGACGGCATCTCGCTCGCCCAGACCGCCGAATCCGCGCTCGATGAACTGACCAACAACCTGCAGCGCATCCGCGAGCTGGCCGTCCAGGCCGCGAACTCGACGAATTCCGCGTCTGACCGCGCCGCCCTCGACCAGGAAGTGCAGCAGCGCCTGGCCGAAGTGAACCGGATCGCCTCGCAGACCTCGTTCAACGGCCAGAAGGTGCTCGACGGCAGCTTCGGCGCCGCCCAGTTCCAGGTCGGTGCCAACGTCGGCGAGACGATCGGCGTGAACCTGACGACCGGCGTGCGTGCCGACCAGCTCGGCCAGATTGCCACCCAGACCGGCACGGCCGTCTCCGCCAATGCCCTGACGGACGGCAGCGTGACGATCGCTGTCGGCTCTGGCAATGCTGTCGCCATACGCGCCAGCGCCGCCGGCACCCAGGCTGGCCAGACGTCCGACAGCGCCTACGCGAAGATCAATGCGATCAACGCCGCGGGCGTCTCGGGCCTCACTGCCACGGCCACCAACGTCAGCTCCGGCACGTTCTCGACCGTAAGCAGCGCAGGTGGCACCTCCACCTACAACCTGACAGTCAACGGCGTGGCCGTCTACTCCGGCACGGGCAACATCGCCTCGGGCGCATCGCTCACCGCCGCCGACGTCGCCGCCCAGGTGAACCTGTTCTCCTCGCAGACGGGCGTATCGGCTTCGGTGTCCGGCACCACGTTCACGCTGACGGCAGCCGACGGGCGCAACGTGGTCGTGACCGAGTCGATCGCGAACGGCTCGGGCACGGCCTCGGGCACCGGCATCGCCGGAACCCAGGAAGGCACGCTGCGTGGCACGATCGCGCTGTCCGCCGCCGAGAACATCACGCTCGGCGGCACGCCGGCCGACATTGGCTTCTCCGGCGTCACCTCCATCGCGAAAGACAACGTCACGCTGTCGAGCGTGAGCGTCACCTCGGTGGCGAACTCCAACACGGCCATCCAGCGCTCCGACGCCGCCCTGACCGCAGTGTCCTCGCTGCGCAGCCAGTTCGGCGCCATCCAGAACCGCTTCGAGTCCACGATCGCGAACCTCACCGCGGTCGCCGAGAACCTGACTGCCTCGCGCAGCCGGATTCAGGACGCGGACTTCGCGGCGGAAACGGCGGCCCTGACGAAGGCGCAGATCCTGCAGCAGGCTGGCGTCGCGGTACTGGCCCAGGCCAACGCCGCGCCGCAGGTCGTGCTCGGTCTGCTCCGGTAA
- the fliD gene encoding flagellar filament capping protein FliD: MAISATGLGSGLDIKSLVDQLVSAERQPVATRLAAQEARATAQLTAIGRLKGALSAFQSAAAGLTDIGQFQQRLATVSDAERIAASASADAEPATYDVEINSLATAHRLASGPFASAGSIVGEGQLAITANGASMQIEITAANSTLAGIRDAINDSANNPGVRASIVTGADGAHLILSATATGAAGAISIDALAPGSPLEMLEFGAGTSNSLTELKAAADASAHIDGLLVTSATNSIEDAIEGVTIDLLQAAPGTMLRLEISHDEESARTAVSKFVDAYNAVSRTIKELTAYDADTGAAGALLGDAATRGIKNALREALGGAVGGASDPYRTLAEIGIATGTDGSLSLDAARLGNAITANFDAVGKLFADSQHGIAVRLRDSIDDFLASDGHIGAREATLKTRLDDISERRTDLEARMEQVRKRYQNQFNALDRLVGQLNQTSSFLTRQLANL, translated from the coding sequence ATGGCGATCAGCGCAACCGGACTTGGCTCCGGGCTCGACATCAAGAGCCTCGTGGACCAGCTCGTGTCCGCCGAGCGGCAGCCGGTGGCCACGCGGCTCGCGGCGCAGGAAGCGCGCGCCACTGCACAGCTCACGGCCATCGGCCGCCTGAAGGGCGCCTTGTCCGCATTCCAGAGCGCGGCGGCCGGACTCACCGACATCGGACAGTTCCAGCAGCGCCTTGCCACCGTCAGCGACGCCGAGCGCATCGCGGCCAGCGCCAGCGCCGACGCAGAGCCCGCCACCTACGATGTGGAGATCAACAGCCTCGCAACGGCCCACCGGCTGGCGTCGGGCCCCTTCGCCTCGGCCGGCTCCATCGTCGGCGAGGGCCAGCTCGCGATCACCGCGAACGGCGCCTCGATGCAGATCGAGATCACCGCGGCGAACAGCACGCTGGCGGGCATACGCGATGCGATCAACGATTCGGCGAACAACCCGGGCGTGCGGGCGAGCATCGTGACGGGCGCGGACGGCGCGCACCTGATCCTCAGCGCGACGGCAACCGGAGCGGCCGGCGCCATCAGCATCGATGCGCTGGCTCCCGGCAGCCCGCTCGAGATGCTGGAATTCGGCGCCGGCACCAGCAACAGCCTCACCGAACTCAAGGCCGCAGCCGATGCCTCGGCCCACATCGACGGGCTGCTCGTGACGAGCGCGACCAACAGCATCGAAGACGCCATCGAGGGCGTAACGATCGATCTGCTGCAGGCCGCGCCCGGCACGATGCTCCGCCTGGAAATAAGCCACGACGAGGAATCCGCCAGGACGGCGGTTTCAAAGTTCGTGGATGCCTACAACGCCGTCTCCAGGACCATCAAGGAACTGACCGCCTACGACGCTGACACCGGTGCGGCCGGTGCGCTGCTCGGTGATGCGGCCACACGCGGCATCAAGAACGCACTGCGCGAAGCCCTGGGCGGCGCGGTCGGCGGCGCCTCGGACCCGTACCGGACACTGGCGGAGATCGGCATCGCGACCGGCACCGACGGCAGCCTGTCGCTCGACGCCGCCAGACTCGGCAATGCGATTACCGCGAATTTCGACGCTGTCGGGAAGCTCTTCGCCGACAGTCAGCACGGCATTGCCGTACGCCTGCGGGACAGCATCGACGATTTTCTCGCCAGCGACGGACACATCGGCGCGCGCGAAGCGACGCTCAAGACCCGGCTGGACGACATCAGCGAGCGGCGCACCGACCTCGAGGCGCGCATGGAGCAGGTTCGCAAGCGCTACCAGAACCAGTTCAACGCTCTCGACCGCCTGGTTGGCCAGCTCAACCAGACCAGCAGCTTCCTCACCCGCCAGCTGGCGAACCTCTGA